In one Silene latifolia isolate original U9 population chromosome 10, ASM4854445v1, whole genome shotgun sequence genomic region, the following are encoded:
- the LOC141608202 gene encoding uncharacterized protein LOC141608202, whose product MLQLMASVLLKLNAGGKLSEEEVKMMEDVISKGGNNKVQQIGEEAATTLAIHEKEVSVNEIQKDQVPNNASEVVTTKADQVNNGSEKEMQLDEKTADGKQHTSPSSQFPVFSKAVNNRPVILADPNRIEKPHVRVGRGLVENKSAAAETVVIHGEKLLPNHTIVEITTVFPGHENFPLPVPVRDDITILGDALGSFIQWPNTHIYLAKISPPPPPEQRKAVGVRRNTFIYIYVLHF is encoded by the exons atg cttcagttaatggcatccgtactactaaagctgaatgctggaggtaagctttccgaagaagaagtgaagatgatggaggatgtcatttctaaagggggtaataataaggtacaacagattggtgaagaggccgctactaccttggcaatacatgagaaggaagtatcggtcaacgagattcagaaagatcaggtacctaataatgcttctgaagttgtaacaactaaagccgatcag gtaaataatgggtctgaaaaggagatgcaacttgatgagaagacggctgatggaaaacagcatacatccccttcaagtcagttccctgttttcagtaag gccgtaaacaataggccagttattcttgctgaccctaatagaatcgaaaagccacatgtgcgtgttggccggggtctcgtagaaaacaaatctgcagcagcggaaactgtagttattcatggcgaaaaacttttgccgaatcatacaatagtagagataactacagtctttccaggccatgaaaactttccactgcctgtcccagttcgtgacgacattaccattctgggagatgcgcttggaagtttcatccaatggcctaatactcacatctacttggcgaagatatctccgccgcctccGCCTGAGCagcggaaagcagttggggttagaagaaatacctttatatatatatatgtgttacatttttaa